A single Musa acuminata AAA Group cultivar baxijiao chromosome BXJ2-1, Cavendish_Baxijiao_AAA, whole genome shotgun sequence DNA region contains:
- the LOC135599015 gene encoding hevamine-A-like: MGQTPEINLAGHCDPRNNGFARLSSEIQSYQERGVKVMLSIGGGGSYGLSSTEDAKDVASYLWHSFLGGSAARYSRPLGDAVLDGIDFNIAGGSTEHYDELAAFLKAYNEQEAGTKKVHLSAAPQCPFPDYWLGNALRTDLFDFVWVQFFNNPSCHFSQNAINLANAFNNWVMSIPAQKLFLGLPAAPEAAPSGGYIPPHELISQVLPILKDSDKYAGIMLWNRYHDRNSGYSSQVKSHVCPARRFSNILSICR; this comes from the coding sequence ATGGGCCAAACTCCAGAGATCAACCTCGCCGGCCACTGTGACCCTCGGAACAACGGCTTCGCGCGCTTAAGCAGCGAAATCCAGTCCTACCAGGAGCGTGGAGTCAAGGTGATGCTCTCCATCGGAGGTGGCGGGTCTTATGGCCTGAGTTCCACCGAAGACGCCAAGGACGTGGCGTCATACCTCTGGCACAGTTTCTTGGGTGGTTCTGCTGCTCGCTACTCTCGACCCCTCGGGGATGCGGTTCTGGATGGCATAGACTTCAACATCGCCGGAGGGAGCACAGAACACTACGATGAACTTGCCGCTTTCCTCAAGGCCTACAACGAGCAGGAGGCCGGAACGAAGAAAGTTCACTTGAGTGCTGCTCCGCAGTGTCCTTTCCCGGATTACTGGCTTGGCAACGCACTCAGAACAGATCTCTTCGACTTCGTGTGGGTGCAGTTCTTCAACAACCCTTCGTGCCATTTCTCCCAGAACGCTATCAATCTTGCAAATGCGTTCAACAATTGGGTCATGTCCATCCCTGCGCAAAAGCTGTTCCTTGGGCTTCCTGCTGCTCCTGAGGCTGCTCCAAGTGGTGGCTACATTCCACCCCATGAGCTCATATCTCAAGTTCTTCCGATCCTAAAGGATTCCGACAAGTACGCAGGAATCATGCTGTGGAATAGATACCACGACAGAAACTCCGGCTACAGTTCTCAAGTCAAGTCCCACGTGTGTCCAGCGCGTCGGTTCTCCAACATCTTATCTATATGCCGGTGA